Sequence from the Argentina anserina chromosome 7, drPotAnse1.1, whole genome shotgun sequence genome:
tgtgcaacgcattatctacctccagaaagtcaaagattcgatgctcaatgagtttaccgatattgcgaaagtgacgagatcacacataaatgctgtgatgtgccggtaaggttggaactctgagaatatgggagaatttcatatgacctggtcctagcaccgtaggcaccatccctgacagtgggaaggaagccggcgatgcaCCATCGTatgctgtggtgttgtcggcgccctttgtattgcaccacaaaacaagagCGGCAAACGTAAAGATGGaatagtaagggtcatagcttcggtcttggctcctacctagatgagggggagaccattattctcttgaatcaaaaccagaaagaagcgaagtgcgtaggcacaagtatttcgcccatcatcaagagatattctctaaacatgtgtatcaactaagttctgtaggacgctacagactcattttgttgatgttagagaagaatataaatctcacgaattgatcgtatacaacACGCgcatgtgtttaatggattgatctcccatacttgatgatgtattcgcttatgctcttatttcgTTGTAAAACaccaacgatgagcaacttgaccgaagtggaaagaatcaatacaagctgaactagacttgttatgttgatcgttgttcgtaagtgtaatgagaaagatgaagtcatgcgatatatgcaggacttatggcgcaaacattgtctcattatcctagtattgactacgatgagttatattctctcgttatggacataattgctttccgctacttgatcagtagtagtgtccatgaaaactgatttgcagcatatgataatggtcatagaatatctgtaagggatcttgacgcacaTATAAGAGTGcctgagggactttaaatgcctccaaaccacggagagcttatgtaatcagattgtgaCGTTcaagagaacgtagtacaatcgattgcaagaactcatacctatatgtgttcatatgaaagctaattcttgattctctattccgtctaagtatagatgatgaagagatccaatgagctatacattcatatatgtaagtgttgttgggacactattgctttcattatgacgtgattaactttgcgcctatgcattgtcgttggacttgcattgctcctttcacatgggtttagttctacacttggtgaaccaacacaaatcctatccacaccaacgccgctagcagctccagcaacatcaatgtacgccttggtgtagcattcgacactggtagcgtagaggatgcgtgcGGTCCGcttcggaccaaaatcagtccttcattggtccattcccccattctttttgtgaaagacacattgaatgtgacaaatcacaatctgtccagtttcgtaggtcaacttcaacgagacctacaagacagctcgctcgatgaaatatggtgcaattggtaccgttggaaaggtctatgtgtctattttcaagggacaccaaccattcattcatagctatcatatggATTTATTTATGGCCGTTTAATCAAAATAGGACAGTTCTATCtgaaaatttgcaagtcagtcaacttcgacagagcattgtgaactgctccgatagGATTAGGTTGTGagccttatgtcactggaaatccacgagtgtctactttccagaaaattttacggttcgctgatacctattttgacgaagaagttatggccgtttaagtgagtgaatggCATtgtacccgagaatctgattttcattgtaaACCCATGTTTtaagttgttatgcaatcttgttccTAAGATCtcagtttggctaagtattgcatgaatgatctaaggatgtgtggctagattaatgattaatcattagcccaagactacatttgagaagcatgtaatgaacgttgtgtacgttgttctttgtactccatgattacggcactaatcagggggagatgtttcgtagacttcaggggagtctacctcacatgatgctatcaaatatagacggtgcattgtgctctttttcccttcgatcaagcttttgtttttagccaagaggtttttatttttcttgacaaggtttttaccgaggcaacgatgtgtgcaccatgcaagggggagtgttccgggagaattattattctacccttgtgtgtgtcttagcctaataggtttcctgttaggagatagattagtgtctccgtaatagattaaaACTCCGAAtcttacgggattgtggttttgtaatgcctatatataggccctcatatcattcaataatacacaattatttcatcctgaaacaggTGTTTAGTTTTTTTACCGACTTAAATGGTTTATAGAATGCCATTGGCAAGGGCAGGAGATATTACTGTATCTCATGCGTATCTTTCATGCTTCGGGCCCGGTCGACTTATTGAGgataatgtaatttttttttcttctcttgatTGACATTGCTCTATTCATAGTTAATCTCTAGTTCTCTATTAAGCATGTGTCGATTGTATGAACCGTCTGAATTGGACTGATTAGTTTGTTGAATCGTAGGTGATAAATAATTGGCCGAGTACTTGAGTGCAATGGGTGATGGAAGCTGGTATCTCCGAACATACTTTGGGGTatgcattttcatttttaaatttGTCTAGTTTATCAACAAGTTCACTATATTGAGCACATAtactaatataaatatataattgcaACTACTAACTCTTGAAATAATATGTAAGAAATTTTTCGGAGTGATTAAGAGCGGCATATAGTTAAATTGTTATTCTAAATATTAGCTAAGCTCGCAAAAACAGGAGATCTTAGGGTTTTCTTTTGAGATTTCATGCTCGTCCGGCGGCGTGTCCCTTGATGTCGTCGTCGGGACGGGGGTTGTAGCGGGTCCATGAGGGCCTAGCATAGGGTCTGGTGGTGGTGTTGAGGGTGGCAGTTCTGGTGTAGCTAGAGATCTACTCTATTTTCAGTTGCAGTGGTGAATCTTGATGGTGACGCTGGTGAGGCGATGAGCAGGGGTTTTGTCGGAAGGTGGTGTGGGGTTTGGGTGGAGATCTGAGAAGGAATAGCGACGACGGTGGTGAGGTCTTGGCTGATTTGATCGGGGGTGGATCTTGGTGCTTGCCATTGTGTTGGATCCAGACGAGTAGGGTGCCACTACAGTACCGCAAACATGGTCAGACCTTTTCTGGTGGTGGCCGGCAAACATGTATCGTAACATTTCGTAGTATTTTGTGATATTTCGTAGTGTTTCGTACAGGTTCGTACCATTGTGTAGTGTTTCGCAAGGTTACACAAAAATTGTTGTATTTTGTTAACTAAGACGAACTTTGGACTTTTATACAATTTCACACATATATTAGTTTTTTTGTGGGTAATATCACATTATCTTGTAGAAATTTGTAATATTTTGATAAATGTTTTTGATATTTCTTAGTGTATAGTAAAATTTCGTAgtattttgtaaaattttgaaaaattatgTAGCGTTCGTAAGGTTACACAAAAATAATTGAATTTTGTTATCTTAGACTAACTTTGGACttttatattatttctcaCTGAGATTAGTTTTTGTGGGTGCTATCACAATATTTTGTACAAATTCGTaatattttgtcgaattttgTGATGTTACTAGTGTATCGTAACATTTCGTAACATTTCGTAGGGTTTCGTGCTATTTCGTAAGATTTTGTAAGGTTGCGAAAAAATGGTTGTATTTTCTTAAAACTAATGGATGTTTTAGCTATCATGTAGAGTTGACGATAATTATTTAATCATAATGACAATAATGATAATTAAGGAGGGAGTCCAACAACAATCACTAATGTTCTAGTGTACGTATTAGAGTGATGGACTTGTAAGTtgtctcacacacacacactcaatTTAATAGAGATGAGACTAATATTGTATAACGAGAATTCTGTTGTCTCGAGAATGTTAATTGTGGATGAGAAGTTCAGATAAAAGACGAACAATACCAGCTTATATTATCTATTAAGGTATAAATTTCACCTTAAACTTTTTATCTTGCAGTAAAGTTACTAAGACAACATACTTGTCAAGAAATTTAATTGCACTTCTATACCATGGAGGGGTGCCAAAGAAGTACTTCATCGAGTTACTTATTAAAGTTTTAAAAGAGACTAATGATGTATTTAGAACTACACGTCCAACATTAAGAGGTAAAAAAAACTtctctaatttattttttatttgcttGGGGTTAGAATGTCAGATTGACTTCCAATATTATTCTGTTTCTTTTAATTGGTTTAGTATCTATTATCAGCACATCTAGTTATTTGATTGGTTCCATCATTGTTTGTATGTCCAGTTGCCATTCGATATGGTGAGATGGATAACAATAGTACTGTTGCAAAAATGATCTCCTCTGGTATTCCTCTTGAAGAACCATATGTGCAGTATTGTCTCTCAGTCCTAGTGAGAGAGGAAAAGACAAATCTTAATTATATGGTACTATTGTATTATTATGTTGAAATTTGTAGTGTTTCGTAATATTATGTAGCATTTCGTGGAATTTCGTAATATTTTAGTGTTTCGTAACATTTCGTAGCATTTTGTAGGGTTTTGTAAGGCTACTAAAAAATTTAGGTATTTTGTAAAGTAAGACTAATTTTAGACTTTGATACATTTTCTCACTTAGAATTGGTTCTTTAAGGGTACTTTCGtattattttgtaaaattttgtttattttttatttttagaatttttttgAAACTCAGTCTACAATGACCGAGTCTCTAGCCCATTGTGATTATTATCATCTAAGTGAAACCTTGAGGGGGACATAAGACTTACACCTTGGCGATTACAATCATCCCTATACAAAacatcaaaaataaaatacagcATAGTATTTCATAACGTTACCCCCTCCCCAATAGTATATCTATATAAGATATGATAGTGCATCTCATACTACTATATAAGATGATCTTTCTTACGACACTTATCTATCGTCTGATCTACATTCAAACGACTTTTTATCTGTCGTCTAATGTATAGTCAGACGACTCTTATGTGTCGTGTGATGTGTAATCAAacgacatgtatacatttATACACTTTATCACGTATATTAGATTCAATATGGGtactattatattattttgtagAAATTCGTAATATTTTGTAGTGTTTCGTAATATTTCGTAGCATTTTGTAGAATTTTGAATGTTTCGTAGTGTTTCGTAACATTTCTTAGTAGTTTGTAGTGTTTCGTAAGGTTACGTAAAAATTGTTGTATTTTGTAAACTAAGACTAACTTTAGACTTTTATCCACTTTCTCACTTAGATTAGGTTCTTTATAGGTAtcataatattattttgtagAAATTCGTAATATTTCTCACTATTTCTTAACATTTTGTAGAATTTCGTAATATTCGTAttgttttataaaatttcatagCATTTTGTAGTGTTTCCTAAAGTTATTAACAAATTGAGGTATTTTGTAAAGTAAGACTAACTTTAGACTTGTATACACTTTCTCACTTAAATTAGATTATTTATGGGTATTATCGtattattttatagaatttcaTAATACTTTGTAGTGTTTTGTAGCATTTCGTAGTGTTTCGTAACGTTAAATGTGTCTATCTATTAGAAAATTGCATTGACCGGTGCAATCCTAAATAAGGCTTCGAGATCAGAATGCACAAGGTAATTCTCCATAATTATGTGGTATGGGAGATGTAAATGAGGTTCAACTTTTGTGTCCCGAAGATAGGTCTAACCATGGAGCGTATAGTGGTATTTTCGGTTCTAATGATGATTGAATGGACAAACGAGGtccaaattgaatgaaattttacatGATGTCTAAATATATGTACATAAATAATCCTACGGTCCGATTGATATTAAGAAGTTATCTTCATATAGCAAGTTCATAATGTGACACCTTGATATACAACATGATATAAATGTAATGACACATTAGTGGAAAATTTGGTGATGGACAACCTAAATTCATGGTATTATCAATCGAACAgttagatgtgatcagtacaTATTTTTAGGCACCTTATAAgaattttgttaaatttggATAGTTTTTGACAATCCAATCTTCTAATCAACCTAAATAAATGTGTTTATCTATTAGAAAACTACATTAACCGGTGCAGTCCTAAATAGGGCTCTGAGATCAAACCACACAAGGTGATTCTCCATAATTACGTGATCTACTAGATGTAAACGAGGTTCAGCCTTCGCATCCTGGAGATGGGTCCACTCATAGGGCGTATAAGTGGTATTTTCAGTTCTTACATTGATCGGATGGTCAAACGAAGTCCAAATTGAACAATGTTTTTACAAGATGTCTAAATATATGTACGCAAAACATTGTACGGTCCGATTGATGTTCAGAAGTTGCCTTCATACAGCTGGTTCATACAGTAAGACTAATTTTGGACTCTTATACACTTTCTCACTTAGATTAGGTTCTTTGTGCGTATCATCATATTATTTTGTAGAAATTCGTAATACTTCTTACTGTTTCGTAACATTTCATAGAATTTTGTAATATTCGTAGTGTTTCGTAAAATTTCATAGCATTTTGTAGTGTTTCGTAAAGTTACTAACAAATTGAGGAATTTTGTAAAGTAAGACTAACTTTGGACTTTTATACACTTTCTCACATAGATTAGGTTCTTTATGGGTATCATCATATTATTTTATGAAAATTCGTAgtatttcttacttattcgtAACATTTCGTAATATTCGTAGTGTTTCGTAACATTTCATAACATTTCGTAGTATTTTGTGATATTTCGTAGTGTTTCGTAATCTTTCATAGCATTTGTAGTGTTTAATAAGGTTACGTAAAAATGGTTATATTTTGTTAACTAAGACTAACTTTAGACTTTTATATAATTTCTCACTTAGATTAGTTTTTGTGGGTACTATCACATTATTCAGtagaaattcaaaatatttcgTAAATGTTTTTGATATTTCGTAGTGTATCGTAGTGTTTCGTAATACTTTGTAACGTTTTGTAATATTTCGTAAGATTACGCAACAATGGTTgtattttgttaaataaaaCTAACTTTGGACTTTTATACAATTTCTCACTTAGAATACTTTTTATGGGTCCTATTACAATATTTTGTATACATTCGTAATATTTCGTCGAACTTTGTGATGTTCGTAGTGTATCGTAACATTTCGTAGTAGTTTGTGATATTTCCTAGTGTTTTGTAATGTTTCATAGCATTTGTAGTGTTTCATAAGGTTACGTAAAAATGGTTATATTTTGTTAACTAAGAATAACTTTAGACTTTTATATAATTTCTCACTTAGATTAGTTTTTGTGGGTACTATCACATTATTCAGtagaaattcaaaatatttcgTAAATGTTTTTGATATTTCGTAGTGTTTTGTAATACTTTGTAACGTTTTGTAATGTTTTGTAAGATTACGCAACAATGGTTGTATTTTGTTAACTAAAACTAACTTTGGACTTTTATACAATTTCTTACTTAGAATAGTTTGTATGGGTCCTATCACAATATTTTGTAAACATTCGTAATATTTCGTCGAACTTTGTAATGTTCGTAGTGTATCGTAACATTTCGTAGTATTTTGTGATACTTCGTAGTGTTTCGTAGCCGTTTGTAGTGTTTCGCAAGGTTACACAAAAATGGTTGTATTTTGTTAACTAAGACTAACTTTGGACTTTTATACAATTTCTCACTTAGATTAGTTTTTTACGGGGTACTATCACATTATCTTGTAGAAAGTTTTAATATTTTGTAAATTATTTTGATATTTATTAGTGTATAGTAACATTTCGTAGCATTTCTTGGAATTATGTAGCGTTTCGTAAGCTTACGCAAAAATAATTGAATTTTGTTATCTTAGACTAACTTTggaattttatattatttctcaCTAAGATTAGTTTTTGTGGGTGTTATCACAATATTTTGTAGAAATTCATAATATTTCGTCGAATTTTGTGATGTTACTAGTGTATCATAACAGTTCATAGCATTTTGTAGGATTTCGTGATTTTGCGTAATATTTTGTAAGGTTACGCAAAAATGGTTGTGTGTTCTTAACTAAGACTAACTTTGGACTTTTATACAATTTCTCACTTAGTTTTTTATGCGTACTATCACATTAACTTGtagaaaattataatttttaatttttttttgatatttCGTAGTTTATCGTAGCATTTCGTAGTATTTCGTAAGGTTACGTAAAAATAGTTGAATTCTGTTAACTAAGACTAACTTTAGACTTTTATACACTTTCTCACTTAGATTAGTTTTTATGGGTACTATCACATTATTTTGTAGAAATTCGTAATATTTCTTAGAATTTTGTGATATTTCATAGTATAACGTAACGTTTTGTAGTGTTTTGTGATATTTCGTAGTGTTTGGTAATGTTTCATAGCATTTTGTAGTGTTTCGTAAGGTTACGCAAAAATGTTGTATTTTGTTAACTAAGACTAAATTTGGACTTTTATACAATTTCTCACTTACATTAGTTTTTGTGGCTACTATCatatatgtaaaaaaaattgatatttcgTAGTGTATCGTAACATTTTGTAGTATTTCGTAGTGTTTCGTAAGGTTACGCAAAAGTTGTTGTATTTTGTAAATTAAGACTAACGTTAAACTTTTATCCACTTTCTGACTTGAATCCTAATCTTTAGTGATATTATCGTATTATTTTGTAGTTTTCATAGTACTTCGCAGTGTTTCATAGCATTTCACCGTATCAAGTTCTAAATATGACAATTGACAGAAAACGTTAGTAGATATTTCGGTGATCGACAACTCTGGTTCGGAATACGGACGATCGcgaccagccgatgtgatcagtatatttATCTAGGGGCCccgtaaaatttcatccaattcggacctcgtttcaCCATCCGTACTTCCGGTCAACGGACAAATAGGCGCTTTTCACATATTCAAACCCCTTTGACAgtggctttgccaaatggattTCCGCGATTCGACTACGCTCGATCGATGATGTAAATTAGGTGGTTTGATATATGTAAAGCGCTTCAGGGTTCGCTTCCAGGACACGGGTCCTCCCTTAAGGCATATTAGATGCGTTTTCAGTTTACAAGAAATTCCAATAGTTATACGGGGTCTGAATGGGATGAAATTTCAACATggtaactaaatatatatactgatgacatcgactggtgtcgattgaaCGCGATAAATTTGAATCATATCgattcataatgcgatagtttcttttaaacctaatataaagttaTGATACCTTAATAGACATTTTGGCGATCGACAACCCTATTCTGGAATACGgacgatcgacaccagccgatgtaatcAGTATATTTATCTatggaccccgtaaaaatttcatcaaatttggagtttgtttgaccgtccgtacttCCAGTCAACGGAAAAATAAGTGTTTTTCACATATTCAAACCCCTTTTGACCgtggctttgccaaatatgtGTCTACTATTCGACCGCGCTCGATCGGTGACTTAAATTAGGTAGTTTGATACATGCAAAGCGCTTTGAGGGTTTGCTTCTAGGACATAGGTCatctcttagggcatattagggGCGTTTTCGGTTTACATGAAATTCTAACGGTCATATGGGGtccgaattgaatgaaatttcaaCATGgtacctaaatatatattccgaTGACATCGGTAGGTGTCGATTGAACGCGAGAAGTTTgattcattttattttgtagAAATTTGTAATATTTCGTAGTATTTCTGGCCATTTTGTAGAAATTCTTAATATTTCGTAGCATTTGTAGTGTTTCGTAAGATTACGCAAAAATTGTTCTATTTTATAAACTAAAACTAAGTTTAGACTTTCATTCACTTTATCACTTAGATTAGGTTCTTTATTGGTACTatcatattattttataaaaaaaattcgtcATATTTCGTAGTGTTTCGTAGAATCTCGTAGCATTTTGTAGTGTTTTAATAAGATTATGCAAAAATTGTTTGTATTTTGTTAATAAAGACTAACTTTAGACTTTTATACACTAGAGTACTATTGTATTATTTTGTAGAAATTCCTAGTGTTATTTTGTACTGTTGTATTATTTTCTACATGCAAAAATGTAGTTTACTTGGCAATCACGGAGACAGGGGCTGTGAGGGAACATTGTTGGGGCATTTGTCCAGTTTGCTGCAAGTCTTTGTTCTGATTTTATATATACCGACACAAGTATTTTGAGCTTGTACAAGAGAAATCAGAAATGAATCTGCAGTGATTCCACCTAAGCAAACAAAAGCAGCAAACAGCCTTTAAGTGGTTTGCAGCAGGTCTAGGACAACCTAATATCCTTCTAACTTGCACTACATTTTGTACGTGTGCTATTTTGTTAAGATCTACGTTAATCAACCCTATGCAATCTCTGAATATTATGGATGCTTCATGGAGCTCTAATGATGACGTCTTCCCGTCTATCTTTGAACTATGGTGAGCAAAAGAGGAAACTCCTAGACTAGCTGGGGCGTGAATGTCCGGATACCAGGCTCTCTTCCCCACTACAGAGTAGTCCTCATGTAATGTGGTTTGCTGGGGGTATTGAGGGAATTTGTCCCAACAAGTTGGGTCGGTGCTGATGCCTCCGCAGCAGCTCCTCCTAGCCTTAGAATCTATGCAAAAAGTATTAAGTAGAAATAAGACAGTAAAAATATATTCAAATCCTAACCTCAGCCAATTTGCTTCACAAACAATTATACATATGACAGTAATTCTGTAGTATTACTCAATGCAATAATTGTCCATAACTTCAAATGATTCTTGTAATTCTAGTTTAATTGTGCCTAGTACCCACGACAACTTTAATACATGGAATATTAGGATGTTATTTTGAATGGACCTTCCCGGAGCAAAAGCTCCTTGGTTCTTGGAGATACATTTTCCCAATAAAGGTCGTAGTCTCCTAATAATGATTTTGTAATGATTTTGTAAGAAACATTGCAAAGACTAATTGTTCTAAATTCAGAAACCTTTTACAGATTCTCCACTTTCAGAATTACGGCAatgtttgtgtaatttaaaAGATTTATGGGTTTGTTACCTTGAAAAATATCCTTGATCATAGGGATCACAGTGTCATTAACTTCCTCCCAGCAATCATGGAAGAAGGATGCATGTAAACCATCCGGTCCAGGGGCCTTAAGCCCACCAATACTTTTCACTGCTTCCCAAATTTCCAGGTCTTCAACAGGTTTTAGAAGCATAGTATTATCCTGCGCAGAAATACAAGGTTCAATTATAGCAGCAAACTCATTTGTTACAGAGTTATTTAGAGATGTAGTAGCACTAAATCTCTTCTTAAAATCCTAGGTCAGGGAAGTCGTTTAAGAGAGCTGCATTAGCCAAAGCTCTATCTAGTCGTTCAAAAAtagtatcatcatcatcttgatAATTTTTCCAAGTATAAGGCACACCAACAGCATTAATGGAAAATAAATTCGCTCTATTCATCatgtcaataaaatttctcatgtaAGTTGTAATAACTTGACTACCTCCTA
This genomic interval carries:
- the LOC126801889 gene encoding uncharacterized protein LOC126801889, translated to MFGFFFYPIQDNTMLLKPVEDLEIWEAVKSIGGLKAPGPDGLHASFFHDCWEEVNDTVIPMIKDIFQDSKARRSCCGGISTDPTCWDKFPQYPQQTTLHEDYSVVGKRAWYPDIHAPASLGVSSFAHHSSKIDGKTSSLELHEASIIFRDCIGLINVDLNKIAHVQNVVQVRRILGCPRPAANHLKAVCCFCLLRWNHCRFISDFSCTSSKYLCRYI